Sequence from the Microbacterium faecale genome:
CGGCTCGGACGAGATGAGGTCGCCGACCGAGACATCGGTTGCTTCCGCGATCGACTGCAGGAGCGTCAGCTTCGGCTCGCGCTTGCCGTTCTCGATGAGGCTGAGCTGGCTTCCCGCCACGCCGACGAGCGCGCCCAGCTCGTCAAGGGTGAGGTCCTTCGCGACGCGATGGTGGCGGATCCGGTGCCCGAGCGTCTTGAGCTCGATACGGGGGTTCGGGGTCGTCGAGGGGGCTGCAGGGCTCATTCCTTGATTGTATCGAAAGAATGCAGGAAATTATGATCCGAAATGGTGCCAAGGATCCCCATCCATGACCGATTCTTGAGGAGAGGACGAACTCGAGTCGTCCTCTCGACGACGATAAGGAGCGCTCGATGGCCATTGCGGAACCGATCACCTTCGCCCGTAACTCGCGCCTGTCCGAGTACGGAACGCGTCCCGAGTATGACTCGCGCGCGTTCGAGGAGCTCCTTTCCTGGGTGAAGAGCGTTGCCGCACTGACCAAGCCCGAGCGGATCCACTGGGTTGACGGAACCGCTGAGGAGCGCCAAGCTCTGCTCGACGCGATGGTCGACCAGGGCATGCTGATCAAGCTGAACCCGAAGCTGCGTCCCGGCAGCTACCTCGCCCGCAGTGACGCGGGAGACGTCGCGCGCCTCGAATCGCGCACCTTCATCGCCTCGGAGCGCGAGGAGGACGCGGGGCCGACGAACAACTGGACCGAACCGTCCGTGATGCGCGCAACGCTCACGGAGCTGTTCGACGGATCCATGCGCGGACGCACGATGTTCGTGGTGCCGTTCTCCATGGGCAAGGTCGGCGGCCCGATCTCGCAGCTCGGCGTGCAGATCACCGACAGCCCCTACGCGGTCGCGTCGATCGGCGTGATGACGCGCGTCGGATCCGCGGTGACGGAGCTCATCGCCGAGGGCAGCCCCTGGGTGCGCACGGTCCACTCGGTCGGCGCGCCGCTCGAATCCGGCGACCGCGACGTCGCATGGCCCTCGAACGATGAGAAGTACATCGTGCACTTCCCGGACACCCTCGAGGTCTTCAGCTACGGATCCGGCTACGGCGGCAACGCGATCCTCGCGAAGAAGTGCTACGCCCTGCGAATCGCATCGGTGCTCGGTCGCGACCAGGGGTGGCTCGCGGAGCACATGCTCCTCATCCGCGTCGTCTCGCCCGAGGGGCGCAAGTACCACGTCGCCGCGGCGTTCCCGTCCGCGTGCGGCAAGACGAACCTCGCGATGCTGCGCCCGACGATTCCTGGCTGGAAGGTCGAGACGCTCGGGGATGACATCGCGTGGATCCGCCCGGGTGAGGACGGCCGCCTCTACGCCATCAACCCCGAGGCCGGCTTCTTCGGCGTTGCGCCCGGCACAGGCGAGTCGACGAACGTGACGGCCGTCGAGGCGCTGCGCGAGAACGTCATCTTCACGAACGTCGCGCTGACCGACGACGGCGATGTGTGGTGGGAGGGGCTCACCGACGACGCCCCGGAGCATCTGATCGACTGGCAGGGCAACGACTGGACGCCCGCGGCCGACCGCCCCGCCGCGCACCCGAACTCGCGCTTCACGGTCTCGGCCGCGCAGGCGCCATCGATCTCCGACGACTGGGAAGAGGCGGTCCCGCTCGACGCGATCCTTTTCGGCGGACGCCGCGCGAGCAACGTGCCGCTCGTCACGGAGGCGTTCGACTGGAACCACGGCGTGTTCATGGGATCCACGATCTCGTCCGAGCGCACGGCGGCCGCCGAGGGGACGGTTGGCGAGTTGCGCCGCGATCCCTTCGCCATGATGCCGTTCTGCGGCTACAACATGGCCGACTACTTCGGACACTGGGTCGAGATGGCGAGCCTCGCCGAGAAGCTGCCGAACGTGTACCAGGTCAACTGGTTCCGCAAGGGTGACGACGGCCGGTTCCTCTGGCCTGGGTTCGCGGAGAACTCGCGTGTCATCGAGTGGATCATCCGCCGCATCGAGGGATCCGCGGACGCCGTCGACACGCCGATCGGCCGCGTGCCAGCGGAGCTCAACACCGAGGGCCTCGACCTCCCGGACGCCGACCTCTCGGCCCTGTTCGAGATCGATCCCGACGGCTGGCTTGCTGAGGCCGACCTGACGTCGGAATTCTTCGACACATT
This genomic interval carries:
- a CDS encoding phosphoenolpyruvate carboxykinase (GTP); the encoded protein is MAIAEPITFARNSRLSEYGTRPEYDSRAFEELLSWVKSVAALTKPERIHWVDGTAEERQALLDAMVDQGMLIKLNPKLRPGSYLARSDAGDVARLESRTFIASEREEDAGPTNNWTEPSVMRATLTELFDGSMRGRTMFVVPFSMGKVGGPISQLGVQITDSPYAVASIGVMTRVGSAVTELIAEGSPWVRTVHSVGAPLESGDRDVAWPSNDEKYIVHFPDTLEVFSYGSGYGGNAILAKKCYALRIASVLGRDQGWLAEHMLLIRVVSPEGRKYHVAAAFPSACGKTNLAMLRPTIPGWKVETLGDDIAWIRPGEDGRLYAINPEAGFFGVAPGTGESTNVTAVEALRENVIFTNVALTDDGDVWWEGLTDDAPEHLIDWQGNDWTPAADRPAAHPNSRFTVSAAQAPSISDDWEEAVPLDAILFGGRRASNVPLVTEAFDWNHGVFMGSTISSERTAAAEGTVGELRRDPFAMMPFCGYNMADYFGHWVEMASLAEKLPNVYQVNWFRKGDDGRFLWPGFAENSRVIEWIIRRIEGSADAVDTPIGRVPAELNTEGLDLPDADLSALFEIDPDGWLAEADLTSEFFDTFGDRVPEELRSQLAGLRDRLQTAKRG